The window CAGGTTGCCGACCCCGCCGAACACCACGACCATGAAGCTGTCGATGATGTAGCTCTGGCCGAGGTTCGGCGACACGTTGTCGATCTGCGAGAGGGCGACGCCGGCGATGCCGGCGATGCCCGAGCCGAGGCCGAACGCGAGCGCGTCGATCCGCCCTGTGGAGATGCCCATGGCCGAGGCCATGCGGCGGTTCTGCGTCACGGCCCGCATGCGCAGGCCGAAGGGGGTGGCCCTGAGCACGAGCTGCAGGGCGACGAAGACCAGCGCCGTGAAGACCACGATCCACAGGCGGCCGTTGGTGATCTCGAGCCCGCCGAGCTGGAACGAGCCCGACATGAAGGGCGGCGCCGAGACGGGCCGGTTGTTGGGGCCGAAGGCCGTGCGCACGGCCTGCTGGAGCACCAGCGACACGCCCCAGGTGGCGAGCAGCGTTTCCAGCGGCCGGCCGTACAGGAAGCGGATGATCGTGCGCTCGATGAGCACGCCGATCGCCCCCGCGACCAGGAAGGCCACGGGCACGGCGACCACCAGAGACAGGTTCGCCAGGGCCGGGGCGTGGGCGGCGATGAGGCCCTGCAGCACGAAGGTCGTGTAGGCGCCGACCATCACCATCTCGCCGTGGGCCATGTTGATGACGCCCATCACGCCGAACGTGATGGCGAGGCCGATGGCGGCGAGCAGCAGCACGGAGCCGAGCGACACGCCGTACCAGGCGTTCTGGAGGCCCCACCACAGGCTCTGCGTGAACTGGATGGACGAGGCCGCGGCGGCGGCGGCGCTCTTCACGGCGGGCGTCGCGTTCGGCGCCGCCTCGATCGCGTTCACGTCGTTCAGCGCGTCGTTGTCGCCGCGGGCCTTGAGGGTCGCGACCGCCTCGAGCCGGTCGGCCTCCGAGGCCGAGTCGGAGGCCGAGACCGCGGCGGCGCGGGCCTGCATGAGCGCGGCCTTGACGGCGGGGTCGGCCTCGCGCCCGAGCGCCGCGTCGAGGGCCGGGAGCGCCTTCGGGTCGCGCGCCGCGAAGGCCGTGGCGGCGGCCGACAGGCGCTTGGCGCGATCGGGCGAGACGAGGTCGAGCGAGCCGAGCGCGTCCGCGACCCTGGACCGGATGGCGTTGTTGAGCCGGACCTTCTTCAGCGCGTCCTGCGACACGCCCGCCGCCGGGGCGCCGGTCGCGGCGTCGACGAGCGTGCCGGAGGGGTCGAGCAGGTAGACGGCCTTGGTCGAGGGATCGACCAGCAGGCGGCCGTCGCCGAGCGCGCCCAGCACCGCGGGCGCCCGCGGCGAGCCCGACCCGGCCAGGGCCGCGATGCCGGCCTCGGTCTCGGGGAACTTGTCGGCGGCGAAGTGGGGCAGGGCGTCGCCGACCGCGTCGGCGCGGGCCGGGGCGGCCAGCGCGAGGCAGAGAAGGGCGATCAGCGCCGCGATCAGGCTCGTGCGGGGCATGGCGGGGTCCTCCATGTGCCGGCGCGTGGGCCCTGCCTCCGCCCGCGGGGCGAGGAGGCAGGGCCCGGCCGCGCCGTCACGGCTTGCAAGAAATCAGCCGGCGCCGCCGCACTTGCCGGTCTTGACGTTGTAGTTGCCGCAGTTCATCGGCGGCCGCCAATCGGCGATCAGGTCCTTGGAGCCCGGCAGGTAGGGCGACCAGGCGTCGGCCACGATGGTGCCGGGCGTCTGCCACACGACGTTGATCTGGCCGTCGGCCTGGATCTCGCCGATGTAGACGGGCTTGGTGACGTGGTGGTTCTCCATCACCGTGGCGTAGCCGCCGGTGAGGTTCGGCACCGTCACGCCGATGATGTGGTCGATCACGTCGTCGGCCTTGAAGCTCTGCGCCTTCTCGACGGCCTTCACCCAGGCGTTGAAGCCGATGTAATGCGCCTCCATCGGGTCGTTGGTGGTGCGCTTCGGGTTCTTGGTGAAGCCGTGCCACTGGTCGATGAACGCCTTGTTGGCCGGCGTGTCGATCGACTCGAAGTAGTTCCAGGCCGCGAGGTGGCCGACGAGGTTCTTGGTGTCCATGCCGGCCAGCTCCTCCTCGCCGACCGAGAAGGCCACCACCGGGATGTCCGTCGCCTTGATGCCCTGGTTCGCCAGCTCCTTGTAGAAGGGCACGTTGGCGTCGCCGTTGATGGTCGACACCACCGCGGTCTTCTTGCCGGCCGAGCCGAACTTCTTGATGTCGGAGACGATCGTCTGCCAATCGGACTGGCCGAAGGGCGTGTAGTTGATCATGATGTCGCTGTCCGCGACGCCCTTGAGCTTGAGGTAGGCTTCGAGGATCTTGTTGGTGGTGCGGGGGTAGACGTAGTCGGTGCCGGCCAGCACCCAGCGCTTCACCGAGCCGCCGTCCGGGCTCATCAGGTAGTCGACCGCCGGGATCGCCTGCTGGTTCGGCGCCGCGCCCGTGTAGATGACGTTGCGCTCGGATTCCTCGCCCTCGTACTGGACGGGGTAGAACAGCAGGTTGTCGAGCTCCTTGAAGACCGGCAGCACGGACTTGCGCGACACGGAGGTCCAGCAGCCGAAGCAGGCCGCGACCTTGTCCTGGGAGATCAGCCCGCGCGCCTTCTCGGCGAACAGCGGCCAGTTTGAGGCGGGGTCGACCACCACGGCCTCGAGCTTCCGGCCGAGCACGCCGCCCTTCTTGTTCTGGGCGTCGATGAGCATCAGCATGACGTCCTTCAGGGTCGTCTCGCTGATCGCCATCGTGCCCGACAGCGAATGGAGGATGCCGACCTTGACGGTCTCGTCCGCCGCGAAGGCTTGGCGGGCGCCGAGCGTGGCGGTGGCGGCGAGGGCCGAGGCGCCGAGCAGGGCCTGTCGGCGGTTCATCGCGAAACGATCCATGATGCGGTTCCTCGTGAGGCTGCGGCGGGGGCCGCGTGGTCACCTCCGGGCATCCTGGATCGCGCGGTCGCGGGGGGACATACGTCGAATGACGTATGCTGCACTGCGGTGGAAGGCGGGGAGCGGGAACCGCTCGGTCTCGGCACGCCCGGTCCCGCCGGGGATGGTGCCGGCTCCACGCGGCCCCTCAGCGTCCGGCTCAGGACAATCGTCGCGGTCGCCAGCGCGGTGACGCCCACCGGCAAGCCGCCCTTCGCTCGACGGTCGAGCGAGAGGGCGGCGGTCCTGTCGGTGCAGGAGGGTGAAGCCTCAGGCGCCGGACGGCCGGGCTCAGGATCGAGGCTCGTGCTCCCTCGACCATTCCGGCGCCCCGAGCCCGAAGTGCTTCTTCAGCATGGCGTCGGCGGTCTCCAGGGCGCCTTCGACCCAGCCCTGGAAGTTGGAATAGGCCTCGCCGCAGATGAAGACGGGCGCGTCGGGGTTCGGCTGCAGGATGTCGTCGAAGACGACCGGGCTGTCCTCGTTGAGGCGCCAGAAGTTGGCGCCCCCGCCGTAGATCTCGTCCCCCCAGTCCTTGTAGGCCGCGGCATAGGGCTTGGGGATGTCGGTCCGGTCCGCGACGCCGTGCATGATGCACAGCTGGCGGTGCGCTTCGTCGACCATCAGGGCGGGGGCTTGGTAGTTGTACCAGTCCTGCGAACCCCGGGGCTTGCCCGGCGTCGGTCTGCCGGACGCGTAGGCCTTCAGCTTCCCGATGTCGCGCAGGCCGGCCCAGAAGGCGAGGTCCGTCCCGTCGTCGTAGATCAGCAGGACGGAGTTCTGGGTCTCGCTGTCGGTCGCCCAATAATAGCACTGGCGCAGCGGGATGTCGGTGACCGACTGGCCGTCCGTGATCGTGAGGGGTTCGACCTTGTCCCCGTTCTGGACGGACATCGGTTCGATGGTTCGCCACCACGGATAGGAGTAGCAGAGCGCGAGCTTGAAGAGCGGGATCGGCTCCACGGCTTCGATGAGGCGCCGGGCCTTCCGCCCCGCGGCGTCCGGCCCGAGGACGGGGCCGGTCGGGTCGAGCCTTTCCAGCGAGCGGCGCGGCATGGCGAGCACCAGGCGCCGGGCCATCACGGGAGGGACGTCGCCGGCATCGGGTTCGCCCTTCCGGAACCGCAGCACGACGCCCTCGGACCCGTCGGGCAGCGTCGCCCTGTCGAAGCCCGCCAGATCGTGCGCCTTGCGGATCTCGCCCCCGGCCTGCTCGAAGCGGTCGGCGATGGCATAGGGCAGGGATTCGAAACCGTCGTGGAGGTGGAAGAAGGTGGGCGAGGCCCCGAAATCCTCCAGGTTCCAGGGCAGGCCGTCGGCGGCGTTCCAGGTGTGCAGGATGCTGTCGTAGCCGCTCGTGTCCTGCGCGAAGCGGAAGGCTTCCTGGCTGATGTTGCGACGCAGCACGTATTCGAGCGGCAGGTCCCTCAGCGACTCGCCCTCGTAGCTGTGCCGCGCGGCGAGCGCCTTCCAGTCCACGTCGTTGAGAGGCCTGTCCTTGCCGAGCATGGTGCGCACGAGGCGCTGGGCCGCGAGGACGGTGAATCCCTGGCTCAGGGCCTGCGCGCCGCGCTCGTCCGGCGCGAGGTCGTAGGGGACGAGGTCGGGGTCGGTGAGGTCCCTCCGCCGCAGGTGTCGCCCGCGCAGGTAGGCGATGTTCTGCGGCCGGTCGACGGGGAAGGGGTCCTTCGCCAGGCCGAGATGATCGATGAGGCCGGAAGCCCGCTTCTGCGTGGAGGTGAAGCGCATGCCGCCGAGTTCGAGCCGGGTGTCGGGGATCTCCGGCGGCGTCACAGACAGGAGGCGCCCCCCGAGCCTCGCCGCTTCCCGCTCGAAGACCACGATTCGGGCGCGGTCGTCCGCCTCCCTCAGCAGCCGCCAGCCCGTGTAGAGGCCGGAGATGCCGGCCCCGACGATGGCCACGTCCAGGATCTCGCTTCCGTCGCCCGCCCGCTCCATCGGGAGCTCCCGTCCTCGACCGTCGCACGATGCCACCGGTCGTCCGCGATGGTGGCATGGTCAGCCCGCTTCATCAATCTTAGATTGATGCGGCTTCGGTGAGCCCGGATCGAATCGGGTGCGACGCGGACGTCGAACAGTGAGCGGAGCGGTTCCTGCCGAGCTGACGAGCGAAAACGGCTTGCCCGCTCAAGGACTCGGCATGCCGATCTCGCGCTCCGGTCTACGGTCCCGCGCCACCTTGGCCCGCGCCAGGAGGTCTCTCGTGAAGTCCGGCCTCACGGCCACATCCTCAACGGTCCTGATGGGACGAAGCGGGTCGAGGAATGGGATGAAGACCGGCGGATCGGCCGTCAACCAGAGGGCCGAGACGTACAAAGACGGGACGATCAGGATTCGGGCCTCACAATCGCCGGACAGGCCACTGGCGATCTCTTCGGCCACGTGCGCGGCCCGTAGCAGGAAATCGGCCTGTTCGTTCCGTGCCAAGCTCGTGAAGCGGGCTTGGCCGCCCTCCGACGGCACGACATCGGCTGCACCGACGCCGTGGCCGCCTCCTTCCAGGAGATATCGCCAGCCGACAAACAGCGCGTGACCGAAGCTGTGTTCGGAGTCGATGTCGTCCAACCCGAGCCGATACAGGCCCAGCGGCGCCGAAATGTCGATGCGCGCGCCGCCGAGCCGATCCGTCGACGGGTTGAGGTCGCCCAACGCGCGCATGATCGTGAGCGGTCCCGAGGCCGGTGCGTTGTGAGTGATTGTGATCGCCATGCTCAGGCTCCGATCGCGTCAGGGTGGTGCGGTTGTTTCGGCTGTGCCATGGCCATCGCGGCCCCGCCGGCGGCCGATCCCGTGGTGAAGTAGGAGTGGGTCCACGACGCGCCAGTCTGATACGCCGATGCGAAATCCTGAAACAAAATCTGCGTCTCCAAAAAAATCGGGTCGGCAATCGAGAGATAGGTGTCGCCCGACTGCCCGACAAAGCAGTCTATGATCGACAGGAAATGGCCCGTTCTGTCGACCCATTCAATGCGACAACAGAGCGGCCTGCCATTTGAGAGTTCGTTTTGAACCTCAGTGACCGACAGATGGCGTGGTTCAATCCTGAGGAGATGGCTTGTGACATCCAGTGCCACCTCGAGATAGAAGGGTTTGTTACATTTGTTCGGGTCGGAGCCGCCCGCCCCGCAGCAATCCTGACGAACGAGCGCCGCGTCCGCCACGGAGCACTGGGTCCATCCAGAGTTGGGGCGATAGAACTGCGAAACGCTCGCCGTCACGGCAGCCCAGCACCAATCGGATTGTAACTGCGTCTGCATGGTCAGGGGCAGACGCAACACTCCTCCAGGGCCAGCCGTGACGTTCAAGGCCCTCGGCCGTGCACCGCCCGCCGTCGAACCCGTGAGGAAGCGTGGAAAAGGCATGAGGGACCTCGATTCGTCGCGATCAGACAATCTCGAGATGGTTGCATAAAAGCTAATAGACATACAATAGGTTGCTGGCGAGCCCTCACGTCGCCCCGCCCAGCAGCGCCGCGAACCGCGCCATGTCGACGTTTCCGCCGGTCAGGATCACGCCGACGCGCTTCCCCTTCACGTCGGCCGCGCCCGTGAAGGCCGCCGCCGCGGCGAGGCAGCCGGTCGGCTCGACGACGATCCGCATGCGCTCGGCGAAGAACCGCATGGCCTCGACCAGGGCCGCGTCGGGCACCGTCACCACGTCCCGCACGAGGCGCCGGATGATTGGAAAGGTGAGCCGTCCCAGCGCCTGTGTCTGGGCGCCGTCGGCGAGCGTGCGCGGCACCGGGATGTGGACGATCTCGCCCGAGCGGAACGAGCGCTGCCCGTCGTTCCCCGCCTCGGGCTCGACGCCGACGACCGCGCAGCCCGGCGACAGGGCTTCCGCGGCGAGCGCCGAGCCCGCCAGCAGCCCGCCGCCGCCGAGGCACACCAGCAGGAGGTCGAGCGGGCCCGCCTCCTCGATGAGCTCCTTCGCGGCCGTGCCCTGGCCGGCGATGACGTCCGGGTGGTCGAAGGGCGGGATCAGCGCGAGGTCGCCCGCCTCCGCCAGCCGCCGGCCGATCGCCTCGCGGTCCTCCGTGTAGCGGTCGTAGAGCACGACCTCGGCCCCGTAGCCGCGCGTGGCCGCCACCTTGGCCCCGGGCGCGTCGGTCGGCATGACGATGGTCACGGGCGCGCCCTGGAGACGGCCCGCCAGCGCGATCGCCTGGGCGTGGTTGCCCGACGAGAAGGCCACGACGCCCCGCCCGCGCTGCCCTTCGTCCAGCGCCGCGATGGCGTTGTAGGCCCCGCGGAACTTGAAGGCGCCGACGCGCTGAAGGTTCTCGCACTTGAAGAAGAGCCGCGCGCCGGTCCGCTCGTCGGCGGTGCGCGAGGTCATCACCGGGGTGCGGTGCGCCGCGCCGGCGATGCGCTCCGCGGCGCGCGCCACAGCGGCGTAGTCGGGCGGGACGGGAGGCATCGGGGCTCCGGACGGCGAGGGATTCGCGGCAGGATAGGCCGGGCCGGCCGAGACTTGAAGACGGCGCGCGGCGGGTGTCTGTTGTCGCCGGAGGGCGCGGCATGGATGCGGAGATGTCGGTCGCGACGGAGGCCTGGGCCGCGCTCGGCGGTGCCCCGGACGCCCACGACGCCCTGTCCTTCGCGGGCGAGGGCGCCTTCGCCTCGGCCTTCGCGGTGGACGGCCTCGCGGCGGGTTCGGTGGCCGCGGCCGGGCTGGCGCTGGCCGACCTCCTCTCCGCCTCGGGCGCTGCCCGCCCGTCCGTGGCGGTCGACCGGCGGCTCGCGGCGCTGTGGTTCGGCACCTCGATCCTGCCCGACGGCTGGGCGCTGCCGCCCGCGCGCCACCCCACCATGCGCGACTACCGGGCCCGCGACGGCTGGATCAAGCTCCACACCGTGGCGCCGGCCCACCGCGCGGCCGCGGCCCGCGTGCTCGGTGCCCCGCCCGAGCCCGAGGCCTTCGCGGCCGCGGTGGCGGGTTGGTCCGCCGAGGCGCTGGAGAGGGCCGTGGTCGAGGCCGGCGGATGCGCGGCGGCCATGCGCTCCGAGGCCGCGTGGCTCCAACACCCGCAGGGCCGGGCCGTCGCGGCCGAGCCCCTGGTCGCGCTCGACGAGGCCGACCCCGGCCCGGCGCCCGCCTGGGCGGTGCCAGCCGCGCGGCCGCTCGCCGGGGTGCGCGTGCTCGACCTCACCCGCGTTCTGGCCGGGCCGGTGGCGACGCGGCTCCTCGCCGGCTGGGGCGCCGAGGTGCTGCGGATCGACCCGCCGGGCTGGGAGGAGGACGGCCTCGCGCCGGACGTCACGCTCGGCAAGAGCTGCGCCCGGCTCGACCTGCGCGAGGGCCGCGACCGCGCCACCTTCGAGGCGCTGCTGGCCCGCGCCGACGTGCTCCTCAACGGCTACCGCCCCGGCGCCATGGACGCGCTCGGCTACGGGGTGGAGAACTGCCGGCGCCTGTCGCCGGGCCTCGTCGACGTGCGGCTCGACGCCTGGGGCTGGACCGGCCCCTGGGCCGGGCGGCGCGGCTTCGACAGCCTCGTGCAGATGGCGTCCGGGATCAACGAGGCGGGTGCGCGCGCGGCGGGGCGCGACGCACCGCTGCCGCTGCCCGTGCAGGCGCTCGACCACGCGACGGGCTATCTCGCGGCCGCCGCGGCGTTGCGCGGATTGGCGCGTCGCGTCCGTGGGCAGGGGACCGCTGCGCGGCTGTCGCTGGCCGCGACGGCGCGGCTGCTGTCGGGCCTCGGGCCTGTGACGCCCGGCCCGGGCCATGCGCCGCCCGCCGAGGCCGACCTGTCGCCCGCCGTCGAGCACACTGTTTGGGGGCCGGCGCGGCGGCTGCGGCCGCCGCTGGCGGTGGAGGGCGCGCCGCTCCGCTGGGACCGGCCCGCGAACCCGCTCGGGTCGGCACCGGCGGCGTGGTGGTGATGGGTCAGCGGACCAAATCGACCGCGATCCCGAGGGCCGGATCGAGCCGGCTCAAGGCCCGGTCGGCCGTCACCGCGACGGCGCCGGGACGGAGCGCCAGGGCGAGGCAGCAGCGGTCGCCGAGCGACAGGCCGATGGCGCGGGTGGCGGGCCTGAGCGGCGCGGCGGCCTCGGCGAGGCCGCGGTCGAGCGGGACGAGGGTGAAAGGCAGATCCTCCAGCTTCGCGACCGCCTCCACCGGTTCGGCACCGCGTTCGATGAGCTTGGACAGGATCTCGGCATAGTTCACCGCTGAAAGCGCAGCGCCACCGATGACGTCCGTTACGCGATCGGCTCCGGTTTCCGAGAACAAAAGGCAGAGGATGGCGGAGGCATCGATGACGTGGGCGATGGCCCTACTCACGGTCGGCCTCTTCCGCTTCCTCTCGTGCCACCTCCGCGCGGCGGTCCGCGATCAACTCGTCCGAAGCGAGGCGTCCCGGGATCCTGTAGGGCTTCAATGCCTCCTGGACATCACGGATCACCGATCGCAGGGAGCGGATCCGCAACTCGTCGCCGTGCAACTCGACACGGACGGCGTCGCCCTCGTCGAGGCCCAGAGCCTTCCGAGAGTCGTCCGGGACCACCACGGCCCCGCCGTCGATCCTGCCCGTGAACGCCGCCATGGCACCCGTCCCCCGATCGCCCCGCACGAGTTTACCACCGCGCCGGCTCCGCTTCCACGCCTTGCCGGCCCCGCCCCAACCGGATTAGCCTCGCCTCACGGATTGCATGCCGCACGGCCTGCGCGGATCGGGGAGGGATACCATGGGGCGCATCGGGAGAGCGCGGCTGCCGCTGGCGGTCGCGGCCGGAGCCCTCGCGCTCGCCGCCGGCCCGGCCTCGGCGCGCATCGTCGCCCTCGATATCCACCGCCTGCCGGGCCTCGCCTTCGGCGGGCAGTCCTTCGGCGCGGTCGGCCCCTACGAGAAGTGGGTCGGGCGGGCCACGGGCGCGGTCGACCCCATGGATCCGGTCGACGGCGCCATCGCGGACATCCGCCTCGCGCCGCGAAACGCGCAGGGCCTCGTCGAATATGCGACGCCCGTGGTGATCCTGCGCCCGGCCGACCCGTCGCGCGGCCGCCACGCGATGCTGTTCGACCTCAACAACCGCGGCGCCGTGCTGGGCTTCTCCATGCTGGACGATGCCGCGGAGGACCAGAACGACGTCGGCCAGCCTTCCGACGTCGGCAACGGCTTCGCGATGAGCCGCGGCTACACGATGGTGTGGAGCGGCTGGGACGCGGTGTCGGCGGCCTCGCCGGCCGTCGGGCCCGGCCCCGGCGCCTTCCTGCTCGACGTGCCGGTGGCGCGCCGCCCGGACGGCGGCCCGGTCGTCGGGCCGAGCCTGGAGGAGTTCGTGGTCGACAACGACACGACGACGAGCGGCCCGCTGACCTACCCGGCCGCCGACCTCGACACGGCCCACGCCACGCTGACCATGCGCGCCCTCACGGACGACGCGCCGGTCGCCCTGCCGGCCTCGGCATGGCGCTTCGACCCCGGGACCATGTCGGTCAGCCTGCTGCCGGAGGGGACGAGGTTCAAGGCCGGCGAGATCTACGAGCTGAGCTACCTGGCGCGCGACCCCAAGGTGACGGGGCTCGGCTTCGCGGCGGTCCGCGACGTCGCGGCCTTCCTGCGCGGCGCCGCGGCCGACGACGCCGGCCATGCGAACCCGCTCGCCGGCGACATCCGTGAGGTGACCACCTTCTGCATCTCGCAGCCGTGCCGCATGATGCGCGATTTCGTGCGGCTCGGCTTCAACGCGGTGCCGGCCGGCAAGGCGATCGACGGCGTGCTCGACTGGATCGGCGGCGGCAGCGGCATCGACCTCGACCGCCGCTTCGCCGAACCCTTCCGCACCCACCGCCAGCACATCGCGCGGCATTATCCGGAGTTCAGCTTCCCCTTCGCCTACAACACCACCACGGACGCCGTGACGGGCCGCACCGACGGCCTGCTGGCGCGCTGCACCGCGACGAACACCTGCCCGAAGATCATCGACGTCAATTCCGACAACGAATATTGGGCCAAGTCCGGCTCGAACCTCCACACGGACGCGGCCGGGCACGACCTGGCCGACGTGCCGGGCGTGCGGCTGTTCCTCGCGGCGAGCCTGCCGCACGGCGACGGCGTGCCCCCGCACGGCAAGGGGATCTGCCGGGTGGAGCGCAACCCGCTGGTCGCCAACGAGCTCGTCCGCGCGCTGATGGTCGACCTCGATGCCTGGGTGACGGACGGCGTCGAGCCGCCGGCGAGCCGCGTGCCCCGCGCCGCCGAGGGCACGCTGGTGCGCTCCGCGCAGGCCGACACGGGCTTCCCGTCGATCCCCGGCGTCGCCTACAACGGGCGGGAGCACACGGGCGACCTCCTCGACTTCGGGCCCGAGGCGGGCCAGGGCGTCCTGACCCTCCTGCCGCCGGTGAAGCGCGGCTCGCCCTATCCGTCGCTGGTGCCGAAGACGGACGCGGACGGCAACACGCTCTCCGGCGTGCGGCTGCCCGCCGTCGCGGTGCCGACCGCCACCTACACGGGCTGGAACCTGCGCGCGGACGACGACGGCGACGGCTGCGACGCCGCCGGCATGGTGGTGCCCTTCGCCCGCACCGAGGCGGAGCGCCGCGCGAGCGGCGACCCGCGGCCCTCGCTGGAGGCGCGCTACCCGAGCCACGCCGACTACGTGGCCAAGGTGGCGGCCGCCGCGGAGGCGCTGGTGGAGGACCGCCTGCTGCTCCTCGACGACGCCATCGCCGACGTCGCGGCGGCGCGCGCGAGCGACGTGGGGCGGTGAACGGATCGCTTTCAGCCGTCATCGCGAGCAGAGCGAAGCGATCCAGCCGTCGTGAGCTGCCTCGCGAGCGTGGCCCTGCGCGGGGCGGCCTCTCCGGATCGCGCGGGCTGGATCGCGTCGCTGCTCCCGCGATGACGGTTGAAAGCGATCCGGACCATACCATCCGAGGCGCGGGGCTCCGCCCCACACCCCGCCGAAGGCCGAGGGCCTTCGGAAACCATCGTTATCGCGCCACCTCCTCCAGCTCCACCAGCGTGCCGTGGAGGTCCTTCGGATGGAGGAACAGCACCGGCAGGCCGTGGGCCCCGAGCTTGGGCTCGCCCGAGCCCAGCACCCGCATGCCCTCCGCCACCAGCCGGTCGCGCGCGGCCCCGAGGTCCGCCACCTCGAAGCAGATGTGATGCATCCCGCCGGCCGGGTTGCGATCGAGGAAGGAGGCCACCGGCGAGGTTTCGCCCAGGGGGGCCACCAGCTCGACCTTGGAGTTCGGCAGCGTGACGAAGACCACCGTGACGCCGTGCTCCGGCAGGTCCTCCGGCGGCGACACCGCGGCCCCGAGCCCGTCCCGATAGGTCCGCACCGCGGCGTCGAGGTCCGGCACCACGATCGCGACGTGGTTAAGTCTTCCGATCATTCTCCCGTCCCCTTGTAGGCTTCGGGGTCCTTCTGAGCGTAGCCGAAGCGCGCGTTCAGCGCCGCGAGCAGCGCTTCCGCGGCCTCGGCCACCACCGTGCCGGGCGGGAACACCGCCGCCACGCCCGCGGCCTTCACGGCATCGACGTCGCCCGGCGGGATCACGCCGCCCACCACCAGCA is drawn from Lichenibacterium dinghuense and contains these coding sequences:
- the urtB gene encoding urea ABC transporter permease subunit UrtB, coding for MPRTSLIAALIALLCLALAAPARADAVGDALPHFAADKFPETEAGIAALAGSGSPRAPAVLGALGDGRLLVDPSTKAVYLLDPSGTLVDAATGAPAAGVSQDALKKVRLNNAIRSRVADALGSLDLVSPDRAKRLSAAATAFAARDPKALPALDAALGREADPAVKAALMQARAAAVSASDSASEADRLEAVATLKARGDNDALNDVNAIEAAPNATPAVKSAAAAAASSIQFTQSLWWGLQNAWYGVSLGSVLLLAAIGLAITFGVMGVINMAHGEMVMVGAYTTFVLQGLIAAHAPALANLSLVVAVPVAFLVAGAIGVLIERTIIRFLYGRPLETLLATWGVSLVLQQAVRTAFGPNNRPVSAPPFMSGSFQLGGLEITNGRLWIVVFTALVFVALQLVLRATPFGLRMRAVTQNRRMASAMGISTGRIDALAFGLGSGIAGIAGVALSQIDNVSPNLGQSYIIDSFMVVVFGGVGNLWGTLVAALGLGVVDKFAEPFAGAVLAKILILVFIVLFIQKRPRGLFALKGRAVEA
- the urtA gene encoding urea ABC transporter substrate-binding protein gives rise to the protein MDRFAMNRRQALLGASALAATATLGARQAFAADETVKVGILHSLSGTMAISETTLKDVMLMLIDAQNKKGGVLGRKLEAVVVDPASNWPLFAEKARGLISQDKVAACFGCWTSVSRKSVLPVFKELDNLLFYPVQYEGEESERNVIYTGAAPNQQAIPAVDYLMSPDGGSVKRWVLAGTDYVYPRTTNKILEAYLKLKGVADSDIMINYTPFGQSDWQTIVSDIKKFGSAGKKTAVVSTINGDANVPFYKELANQGIKATDIPVVAFSVGEEELAGMDTKNLVGHLAAWNYFESIDTPANKAFIDQWHGFTKNPKRTTNDPMEAHYIGFNAWVKAVEKAQSFKADDVIDHIIGVTVPNLTGGYATVMENHHVTKPVYIGEIQADGQINVVWQTPGTIVADAWSPYLPGSKDLIADWRPPMNCGNYNVKTGKCGGAG
- a CDS encoding flavin monoamine oxidase family protein, translating into MERAGDGSEILDVAIVGAGISGLYTGWRLLREADDRARIVVFEREAARLGGRLLSVTPPEIPDTRLELGGMRFTSTQKRASGLIDHLGLAKDPFPVDRPQNIAYLRGRHLRRRDLTDPDLVPYDLAPDERGAQALSQGFTVLAAQRLVRTMLGKDRPLNDVDWKALAARHSYEGESLRDLPLEYVLRRNISQEAFRFAQDTSGYDSILHTWNAADGLPWNLEDFGASPTFFHLHDGFESLPYAIADRFEQAGGEIRKAHDLAGFDRATLPDGSEGVVLRFRKGEPDAGDVPPVMARRLVLAMPRRSLERLDPTGPVLGPDAAGRKARRLIEAVEPIPLFKLALCYSYPWWRTIEPMSVQNGDKVEPLTITDGQSVTDIPLRQCYYWATDSETQNSVLLIYDDGTDLAFWAGLRDIGKLKAYASGRPTPGKPRGSQDWYNYQAPALMVDEAHRQLCIMHGVADRTDIPKPYAAAYKDWGDEIYGGGANFWRLNEDSPVVFDDILQPNPDAPVFICGEAYSNFQGWVEGALETADAMLKKHFGLGAPEWSREHEPRS
- a CDS encoding papain-like cysteine protease family protein, encoding MRLPLTMQTQLQSDWCWAAVTASVSQFYRPNSGWTQCSVADAALVRQDCCGAGGSDPNKCNKPFYLEVALDVTSHLLRIEPRHLSVTEVQNELSNGRPLCCRIEWVDRTGHFLSIIDCFVGQSGDTYLSIADPIFLETQILFQDFASAYQTGASWTHSYFTTGSAAGGAAMAMAQPKQPHHPDAIGA
- a CDS encoding threo-3-hydroxy-L-aspartate ammonia-lyase, translated to MPPVPPDYAAVARAAERIAGAAHRTPVMTSRTADERTGARLFFKCENLQRVGAFKFRGAYNAIAALDEGQRGRGVVAFSSGNHAQAIALAGRLQGAPVTIVMPTDAPGAKVAATRGYGAEVVLYDRYTEDREAIGRRLAEAGDLALIPPFDHPDVIAGQGTAAKELIEEAGPLDLLLVCLGGGGLLAGSALAAEALSPGCAVVGVEPEAGNDGQRSFRSGEIVHIPVPRTLADGAQTQALGRLTFPIIRRLVRDVVTVPDAALVEAMRFFAERMRIVVEPTGCLAAAAAFTGAADVKGKRVGVILTGGNVDMARFAALLGGAT
- a CDS encoding CoA transferase; the encoded protein is MDAEMSVATEAWAALGGAPDAHDALSFAGEGAFASAFAVDGLAAGSVAAAGLALADLLSASGAARPSVAVDRRLAALWFGTSILPDGWALPPARHPTMRDYRARDGWIKLHTVAPAHRAAAARVLGAPPEPEAFAAAVAGWSAEALERAVVEAGGCAAAMRSEAAWLQHPQGRAVAAEPLVALDEADPGPAPAWAVPAARPLAGVRVLDLTRVLAGPVATRLLAGWGAEVLRIDPPGWEEDGLAPDVTLGKSCARLDLREGRDRATFEALLARADVLLNGYRPGAMDALGYGVENCRRLSPGLVDVRLDAWGWTGPWAGRRGFDSLVQMASGINEAGARAAGRDAPLPLPVQALDHATGYLAAAAALRGLARRVRGQGTAARLSLAATARLLSGLGPVTPGPGHAPPAEADLSPAVEHTVWGPARRLRPPLAVEGAPLRWDRPANPLGSAPAAWW
- a CDS encoding type II toxin-antitoxin system VapC family toxin, which gives rise to MSRAIAHVIDASAILCLLFSETGADRVTDVIGGAALSAVNYAEILSKLIERGAEPVEAVAKLEDLPFTLVPLDRGLAEAAAPLRPATRAIGLSLGDRCCLALALRPGAVAVTADRALSRLDPALGIAVDLVR
- a CDS encoding AbrB/MazE/SpoVT family DNA-binding domain-containing protein; amino-acid sequence: MAAFTGRIDGGAVVVPDDSRKALGLDEGDAVRVELHGDELRIRSLRSVIRDVQEALKPYRIPGRLASDELIADRRAEVAREEAEEADRE